Below is a genomic region from Rosa chinensis cultivar Old Blush chromosome 5, RchiOBHm-V2, whole genome shotgun sequence.
ACACTCACCttctctcaaaaaaagaaataaaagaaataatgatTTGTATTAAATCTCAAGGGtagtgctattcacacacccattttccttattcacacactccctctatttttctattactttaattcaattattttttacaaattaccctatcTATCTTCCCTTATaatcttgtttctttttcttttttctatttgacaagttaatcatgaatcaaacatcaatacatcattatacaataaatcaatgtttttttttctacgTATCAGTGAAGGAAACATAATACGTTCATTAAGTggaataaattgtattattagTCAAGAAATATGTTTCCTAGTTAATTACGTTCATCCAACTGAatctaaattgcaaagtttgtcctCAACCTTGCATAGTACATTCTTATTATTTATGGGTGAGTATTATTTCAATACAGTTATCTAAAATACATTATATTAAGAGTTCATACCATTGATTATGTGTGTGTCTACATTTGTCTAGCCCCTCAGGTTAGTCTTAttcaaacaattaattttgaactatactccattttcttttggtacATAGAAGTTTCTTATATTTGCAGACTGCGTTTGAAGATGAGTTATTGTCAATCTATAAGAGACGAGAAACTCTAGTAAGCTAGGTGCAATATTGGTACCTGAGACAACAAGGGAGTAAAGCATGTGTCTTACCCCTTCTCCTTGTATGaggacaaactttgcaatttagatTTAGTTGGATGAATGTAATTACCTAGGAAGCATATTCCTCGTCTAATAATATAGGTCATTCAACTTAATGAACGTAttgtttttccttcatttataggtagaagaaaattgatttattgcataatgatgtttgattcatgattgagttgcaaaatagataaaaagaaaaaagaaagggtggttctagttggacctccaaatttgttatttggacctcctatacttagtacacctctaatttactttttagaatacttaaaAAACTAAGtggacctccttatttttatcaaaacacccttgaacatgagatacaataatctcttactctactttttatctctatattcaaccatgagaaaaagaatgaatcaaaatcacatgatattgttCTCTTATGAGTAgatctctcctccaccaaaattaatcagagtgttggttctcgatcttgatatgttcatagaattcctttgaatttgctaaaaaaaGGATTTCATGGGTTTGGGGTTGAAAAATCGAATAATAAccatatcataatattcaatgaatataatttaaggaaatttcaaatcagattgttttcaatttacttttttattaattgtaggccatgtataaaaattatcatttttacttaattgttttaggtaaattataaaactatatgacaatataaggaaatttcagaaaaaaaaaaaaacaatttaattgaatgttatattttgagaaggtaagaagagtttttttttttttttttcatttttctaactttgtccttatttgtcttttcatatgacttgacaaaatctattaataattgaaaaaaattacaggtccaaatatcaaatttggaggtacaactagaaccaccaaaagaaaaaagaaaaaagaattacaaGGGAGGTGGTTagggtaatttataaaaaaagaattgaattaaagtaatagaaaaacagaagaggtgtgtgaatagagaaaatgagtgtgtgaatagcaccactcAATCTCAACCACCGATAATTATAAAATTTTCAATAGATTATAATTGAAGTatgattttaattatttaacaAACCCTAACGCAGCTACGGCCGCTCTCTGAGCAAAACCCTAACGCTGAGCTAGTCGGCATTCTCACTCTTCTGTACTGCATGATGGCTACCATTGAGGATGTCACAGCCAAGTTCACTGCTTCTCTTGCTCTAGCTGGTTCCCAAGCTTTCTTGCTGGCTCGTCCGTTGACGAAGAAGGCTTTTGGAAGCATGGATTAGTAGCGCTATTTTCAACACATATGGTACTCGATGGGACGTTCAAGGTTCAAGATCGGACTCCTTaccaatttgttttctttttcgatcAACACAGAGACAAAAACAAGTGCTTAAAGGGGGTCCTTGGTAATTCAATAAAGCTCCGTATGATGGTTTAGCACCTCAGTCTATTATGATAGAGACTCTCTACTTTTGGGTATGCATAATTAACATCCCTCTAGCCCTAGAAGACAATCGTACGATAATGAACGTTGCCTCCATTGCTAGGACTTATCAGGACATGGATCAGAAGCTTTTCAATACATCTAGTAAGATTCGAGTTCACGTTGCACATGAAATCTCCAGACCTTTcttccaggaaaaaaaaaaaaaaactaaagctAGCTTCTGGAATTGTAGCTGAGATtgcttttttctttgaaaacctAATTGGAAAATGCAGAAAGTGCAACCTGATCTATCATGAGGAAGGGATTTGTCAAGTTGTTGAAAAATCGCTGAGCAAGGGCGTTTAGGCACATCGCTTGCAACTCCCTAAGTCTTTCATTGGTTTTGCGGAGAACAGGTTTGTCAATGGTGCTTTTAGGTTTCACGGTGTTCAGACACTTATTCTACCTTCAATAGCAAGGAGGCAATAAACCAAAAAGGCCGATTGTTATACTGAATACAGGTGCAGATTCCTTGTCTGGTAGCAGTGATGACACCTTAACGTTGGTACCTATAGATGAGGTGCAAAAGGATTTGAAACAGGGCAGGCCTGCATCCCCATACTCTTCCCCAAAGAAGTTGAAATTCCTATTCAATGTTGCACAGGACGGCATAAGTGAAGGAGTGATGCCTAAGAAGGTCAGAATGCCGGAGTTCCATTATTCTAGGTTTCAAAAAATTTAGTATAAGGCCCCTATCACTACCCTTAAAATATTTAATCTTTCTGTCATTTGTTTATGTGTTATCTCTCTTCTCACTTCTCTTTTTACTTTCGTTTAGTCAATAGGACCACATTGATTAATTCAAATGGAAACGATTGAAACTTCAGGGTTGAGATTGGTACTATAGACCAAGAGTATGACGTAATTAAAATGTATTATTTCTATAACTCTTGTCGATCCTTTGAAAAGGAAATTTACAAATGAAAATTAAGATGGTGATTATTGTTTTTCTAGAACTTTCACTTTGTTGTTATCTCTTGCCAAAAAGAAGCTACTTCTTTGCAAAGAGATATTTTGGGTAGGTGTAATCTGGATTTGTCAAACTATATTATTTAACGTGCGTGGTATTTCTTATTGGAGAGCTTGAAGGTCAGCATAGTATTTAGCTATCCATCCTTTGATGATTCTGACCTCACTTTTCCGCTGATTGACCAACCAGTCTGGATCGGTAGTGTGGTCTGAGGTGAGAATATCCAAGCAGTGAGACCCTGTAAAAGTAAATTTTAAATTTGGGTagttaataaaacaaaaatatgtaCTTCCCTAAAACTCAAAACATGGTGTACTCCAAACAAATGAATTTGGAAGGATACATACCATTCTTTGCATGGACAGCTACCACACTGTCTGATATGTCTTCCAAAACGCTATCATGAGAGTAAAACAATGTTAAATTTAGTCAAGTACTATTAATCTTGAATAGTGTTGTTTTATCAAGATAACAAAAATGATAAACTTAAttcatttatatttgttttgaaGTCATCTTCGTATCCGTACATACCCGCCAATACTATAAGGGTCTCTTAGCCCATTGGAGAAAATGATGTTGCTAGCAAATCTGGAGAGAGTCAGTTTTATGTCCTGCATCACATATTTAGCATACTTGTATCAATATTAGCTTATATATCCATGCATTTCATATGAATTAAGCAAAGTAAGAATTAGGGCAGGTTAGGAGCAATGATAAGAAAGTAACAGCATtacatacatggcctccaaagtAGGTAGTCACCCAATTAGGCCTGGGAGGGACGCCGTAGGTTGCCTTGCATTTATTGATATATTCATCGACATCAAATTTGTACGGTGGAAACATGGTGTCGTTGTTCACGCTTATGGGAATTACCATGTCGCTACATGTCTAAATAATCAAGAAACAAATAGGTGGCTCTGGTCAACCATCTTCAAACATATTTGAATTAGGTAAATGAAAGTTTGTAATTACTAATAAAACAACAATCTTATCAAATTTCACAAGTTATTAGAAACTTGGCCTTGATGCAAACTGTAATAACGTTGTGAAAAAAGATCAAGGCATTACTAATGGGCGGGAAATTGCCAGCTGTTTCTTTGGAAATTTGGCCTAGATGCATGACTTCTTAGATACTGCAAACGTACTCCCAAGTCCCAACTTTGACCGGATTGCAAATCCCTTTTCAGAaaagatgaaaataaaaaaaaaatattgcagACGTATTTCTTAAGCAAGAAGAAGCATCCTCCCTGGCCTGTCAATCTGTGACCTCAAAGCTAGCGAGCTTTTCATCATGTACCATGGACCCTTAGAATAGTCAGCATATGAATATATTGCATCTTTTGCTCTAACTATTATCTAAACAAATAGTACAGcttgataaataaattaattatgtGATCAATTACCTGCCATCCCCACCCTACATCCGTTTCTGTTAGGCTTTTGGGCTGGTTGACATAGCATGACAGGTTTCCGGTATATGCAACCACACCTGCAAATATTTTTGTCAAAATATCTTCTGTAGATGAAGCTCCATCAATGCCAGCGCAGACTACAGTAACCGGATAATTCGGTGGACCATCGTATTGAGCTGCGCTAGCATACATCGACTTCAAGTAGTCCTTGAGCTCAGACGACTTGGTCAACCGTCTAGTTAATAGCAAAACAAGAACGCAAAAGGAAAGTCACAAAAATAATCATctgaatatattatatattattattcACTAATTAggttttaagggaaaaaaaagattATACACATTACAATATATGAAACTTATCAGGGGATGcattctcaaaaataaaaaataaaaattaaaaaaaaaaaacttatcagGGGATGTACCTGCAAGTTCGGAATTTCTTGCCAAGACTTGAGAGGCCTTTAGGCTTAGAAGCAATATTATCAATTTCAGACCAAGACTTTTTTATGATTTGGTAGCAAGTCTCACTCGCTTCCTGTCCGTAATCAATTAAAATTAGGTACCGTTTATGTGCTAATTAACTGAAAATAGTAGCGTGCAAAAATTATCTTGTGTTAGACCCTAGCCAACTGTGAATTAAACGATTGGTCAGTGGGATTTTTGCTTAGCTCTGGTGCGTTCAGATTGCCAGTAAGGGGTACACC
It encodes:
- the LOC112167145 gene encoding lysosomal Pro-X carboxypeptidase, whose translation is MEMKQLTFSLQSSLLLISLIFVTTSVSFKIPRLSPTGGQFIHGNYWTQSRPSEASSPAFDPKDFQTFYYNQTLDHFNFRYDSFNTFQQRYLINSKHWGGSNISAPILAYLGAEESIDVDIPIIGFLPENAIHFQALQIYIEHRYYGESIPFGSREVAFKNASTLGYFNSAQAIADYAEILIHVKKQLHAEHSPVIVIGGSYGGMLASWFRLKYPHVALGALASSAPILYFDDIVPPETGYYSIVTKDFQEASETCYQIIKKSWSEIDNIASKPKGLSSLGKKFRTCRRLTKSSELKDYLKSMYASAAQYDGPPNYPVTVVCAGIDGASSTEDILTKIFAGVVAYTGNLSCYVNQPKSLTETDVGWGWQTCSDMVIPISVNNDTMFPPYKFDVDEYINKCKATYGVPPRPNWVTTYFGGHDIKLTLSRFASNIIFSNGLRDPYSIGGVLEDISDSVVAVHAKNGSHCLDILTSDHTTDPDWLVNQRKSEVRIIKGWIAKYYADLQALQ